The Miscanthus floridulus cultivar M001 chromosome 7, ASM1932011v1, whole genome shotgun sequence genome includes a region encoding these proteins:
- the LOC136467699 gene encoding pyruvate dehydrogenase E1 component subunit alpha-1, mitochondrial-like, whose amino-acid sequence MAAAALLRRIPAARAPATAFMAARPISDSTAALTIKTSVPFTSHLVDPPSRDVTTTPAELVTFFRDMSLMRRMEIASDSLYKAKLIRGFCHLYDGQEAVAVGMEAAITRSDSIITAYRDHCIYLARGGDLVSAFSELMGREAGCSRGKGGSMHFYKKDANFYGGHGIVGAQVPLGCGLAFAQKYKKEDTATFALYGDGAANQGQLFEALNISALWKLPAILVCENNHYGMGTAEWRAAKSPDYYKRGDYVPGLKVDGMDVLAVKQACKFAKDHAVANGPIVLEMDTYRYHGHSMSDPGSTYRTRDEISGVRQERDPIERVRKLLLTHDLATAAELKDMEKEIRKQVDDAIAKAKESSMPDTSELFTNVYKKGFGVESFGPDRKELRASLP is encoded by the exons ATGGCCGCGGCCGCCCTCCTTCGCCGCATCCCCGCCGCGCGGGCCCCGGCCACGGCCTTCATGGCGGCGCGCCCGATCTCCGATTCCACGGCGGCGCTCACCATCAAGACTTCTGTCCCTTTCACCTCCCACCTCGTCGACCCGCCATCGCGCGATGTCACCACCACCCCCGCCGAGCTCGTCACCTTCTTCCGCGACATGTCCCTCATGCGCCGCATGGAGATCGCCTCCGACTCCCTCTACAAGGCCAAGCTCATCCGCGGGTTCTGCCACCTCTACGACGGCCAGGAGGCCGTCGCCGTCGGCATGGAGGCCGCCATCACCCGCTCCGATTCCATCATCACCGCCTACCGCGACCACTGCATCTACCTCGCCCGCGGAGGGGACCTCGTCTCCGCCTTCTCCGAGCTGATGGGCCGCGAGGCCGGCTGCTCCCGCGGGAAGGGCGGATCCATGCATTTCTATAAGAAGGATGCCAATTTCTACGGCGGGCACGGCATCGTCGGCGCGCAGGTGCCCCTCGGATGCGGCCTCGCCTTCGCTCAAAAGTACAAGAAGGAGGACACGGCCACGTTCGCGCTCTATGGTGACGGTGCGGCTAACCAGGGACAGCTCTTTGAGGCTCTTAACATTTCGGCCCTCTGGAAACTGCCTGCCATATTGGTCTGCGAGAACAACCATT ATGGGATGGGAACAGCGGAGTGGAGGGCAGCGAAGAGCCCTGACTACTACAAGCGTGGCGACTATGTGCCTGGATTGAAG GTTGATGGAATGGATGTTCTTGCTGTGAAGCAAGCGTGCAAATTTGCAAAAGATCATGCTGTTGCAAATGGCCCAATT GTCCTTGAGATGGATACCTACAGGTACCATGGCCACTCTATGTCAGATCCAGGAAGCACTTACCGCACCAGGGATGAGATTTCAGGTGTCAGGCAG GAACGGGACCCAATTGAAAGGGTTAGAAAATTGCTTTTGACTCACGACCTGGCAACTGCTGCTGAGCTCAAG GATATGGAGAAAGAAATCAGGAAACAAGTAGATGACGCCATTGCTAAAGCAAAG GAAAGTTCTATGCCTGATACTTCTGAGCTCTTCACAAATGTTTATAAGAAGGGCTTCGGCGTGGAG TCATTTGGGCCAGACAGGAAGGAGTTGAGAGCTTCCCTTCCATAG